In Populus alba chromosome 9, ASM523922v2, whole genome shotgun sequence, a genomic segment contains:
- the LOC118059084 gene encoding protein SOB FIVE-LIKE 5 isoform X1, translating to MSNCLASECSDDCESGWTLYLEQSFLPHPNPKHSDNSTGFVDAKSTGFCRKGKNTKEDCEEEDEGEEEEDLSMVSDASSGPPHFHEDESHFNHGNGFFYPSPKDTTLLNNGANYGQKKKEHRRHKQDQQMPSFLDDTASSPAFNFSMQNNSALSNNQASMESVLDYSQGFSATHFQGRSAKSRPLWLHTPFSIWKPTSK from the exons ATGAGTAATTGCTTAGCCTCAGAATGCAGTGATGACTGTGAGTCTGGTTGGACTCTATACTTGGAACAATCTTTTCTTCCCCACCCAAATCCTAAACATAGTGATAATAGCACTGGCTTTGTTGATGCAAAGAGTACCGGTTTTTgtagaaaagggaaaaacactAAAGAAGACTgcgaagaagaagatgagggggaggaggaggaggacttGTCTATGGTCTCCGATGCATCTTCTGGTCCTCCACATTTCCATGAAGATGAAAGTCACTTCAACCACGGTAATGGCTTCTTTTATCCATCACCCAAGGATACTACGTTGCTGAATAATGGTGCCAATTATggccaaaaaaagaaagaacatagACGTCACAAGCAGGATCAACAAATGCCTTCTTTTCTTGACGATACTGCTAGCTCTCCAGCTTTCAACTTCTCCATG CAGAATAATTCTGCTCTCTCCAACAACCAAGCTTCGATGGAGAGTGTATTGGATTATTCACAGGGTTTTTCAGCTACTCATTTTCAG GGAAGATCTGCAAAATCAAGACCACTTTGGTTACACACACCCTTCTCTATCTGGAAACCAACTTCAAAATAA
- the LOC118059084 gene encoding protein SOB FIVE-LIKE 5 isoform X2, translated as MSNCLASECSDDCESGWTLYLEQSFLPHPNPKHSDNSTGFVDAKSTGFCRKGKNTKEDCEEEDEGEEEEDLSMVSDASSGPPHFHEDESHFNHGNGFFYPSPKDTTLLNNGANYGQKKKEHRRHKQDQQMPSFLDDTASSPAFNFSMNNSALSNNQASMESVLDYSQGFSATHFQGRSAKSRPLWLHTPFSIWKPTSK; from the exons ATGAGTAATTGCTTAGCCTCAGAATGCAGTGATGACTGTGAGTCTGGTTGGACTCTATACTTGGAACAATCTTTTCTTCCCCACCCAAATCCTAAACATAGTGATAATAGCACTGGCTTTGTTGATGCAAAGAGTACCGGTTTTTgtagaaaagggaaaaacactAAAGAAGACTgcgaagaagaagatgagggggaggaggaggaggacttGTCTATGGTCTCCGATGCATCTTCTGGTCCTCCACATTTCCATGAAGATGAAAGTCACTTCAACCACGGTAATGGCTTCTTTTATCCATCACCCAAGGATACTACGTTGCTGAATAATGGTGCCAATTATggccaaaaaaagaaagaacatagACGTCACAAGCAGGATCAACAAATGCCTTCTTTTCTTGACGATACTGCTAGCTCTCCAGCTTTCAACTTCTCCATG AATAATTCTGCTCTCTCCAACAACCAAGCTTCGATGGAGAGTGTATTGGATTATTCACAGGGTTTTTCAGCTACTCATTTTCAG GGAAGATCTGCAAAATCAAGACCACTTTGGTTACACACACCCTTCTCTATCTGGAAACCAACTTCAAAATAA
- the LOC118059086 gene encoding cyclin-D4-1 isoform X2, whose amino-acid sequence MSHPHSPDHCASAVNSLYCGEDASEVVQQDADTWISSYHQSPSPSTIPSPPSDKNTITKLIDSESQFMPFPDYLHRCRHRSIDTTARQDSINWILKENGWPYQILSVACLSLAAKMEEPDVPLLLDLQVLEPGFIFEPKNIQKMELRVMAYLNWRLRSVTPFDYLDYFISKLPSCSSTNPDNFSRLLKDSSDLILNTTRVIDFLGFTPSTVAAAAAISAAGKSYDTIPWEAGDGQFFHERVNKEMVRSCHQLMEEYLIDTCPLSRHKVLSAEASVEPASPVGVLDAAAACGSCDTRSENPISASSQAPETEPIIKRLRSSASDVQEP is encoded by the exons ATGTCTCACCCTCACTCTCCAGACCACTGTGCTTCTGCAGTTAACAGCCTGTACTGTGGTGAAGATGCCAGTGAGGTGGTCCAGCAGGATGCTGACACGTGGATCTCTAGCTACCATCAATCCCCATCGCCGTCCACCATCCCTTCTCCGCCATCTGATAAGAATACAATCACCAAACTCATTGACTCTGAATCTCAGTTCATGCCTTTCCCTGACTATCTCCATCGTTGCCGTCACCGTTCCATTGACACCACGGCTCGCCAAGACTCCATCAACTGGATCCTCAAG GAAAATGGGTGGCCGTATCAGATACTATCAGTGGCATGCTTGTCTTTAGCAGCGAAAATGGAAGAACCCGACGTGCCATTGTTGTTAGACCTTCAAGTACTCGAACCCGGATTCATATTTGAACCCAAGAACATTCAAAAAATGGAGCTTCGAGTCATGGCCTATCTCAATTGGAGATTACGATCTGTCACTCCATTCGATTATCTTGATTACTTCATTTCAAAGCTCCCTTCTTGTTCCTCTACGAATCCCGACAATTTCAGTCGGCTCTTGAAAGATTCATCGGATCTCATTCTCAACACCACCCGTG TGATTGATTTCTTGGGTTTTACACCGTCGACGGTGGCAGCGGCGGCGGCGATATCTGCTGCCGGCAAGAGTTATGATACTATACCATGGGAGGCGGGTGATGGGCAGTTCTTTCATGAGAGAGTGAACAAA GAAATGGTGAGAAGCTGTCACCAACTCATGGAGGAATACCTGATCGACACATGTCCATTGTCTCGGCATAAGGTGCTGTCGGCTGAGGCCTCAGTTGAGCCGGCTAGCCCAGTTGGCGTGCTCGACGCAGCTGCTGCTTGTGGGAGCTGTGACACGCGTTCCGAGAATCCCATCTCGGCTAGCAGCCAAGCCCCCGAAACGGAGCCGATTATTAAGCGGCTAAGATCTTCTGCATCGGATGTACAGGAACCGTAG
- the LOC118059086 gene encoding cyclin-D4-1 isoform X1, with amino-acid sequence MSHPHSPDHCASAVNSLYCGEDASEVVQQDADTWISSYHQSPSPSTIPSPPSDKNTITKLIDSESQFMPFPDYLHRCRHRSIDTTARQDSINWILKVHAHYAFRPLTALLSVNYFDRFLSSYSLPENGWPYQILSVACLSLAAKMEEPDVPLLLDLQVLEPGFIFEPKNIQKMELRVMAYLNWRLRSVTPFDYLDYFISKLPSCSSTNPDNFSRLLKDSSDLILNTTRVIDFLGFTPSTVAAAAAISAAGKSYDTIPWEAGDGQFFHERVNKEMVRSCHQLMEEYLIDTCPLSRHKVLSAEASVEPASPVGVLDAAAACGSCDTRSENPISASSQAPETEPIIKRLRSSASDVQEP; translated from the exons ATGTCTCACCCTCACTCTCCAGACCACTGTGCTTCTGCAGTTAACAGCCTGTACTGTGGTGAAGATGCCAGTGAGGTGGTCCAGCAGGATGCTGACACGTGGATCTCTAGCTACCATCAATCCCCATCGCCGTCCACCATCCCTTCTCCGCCATCTGATAAGAATACAATCACCAAACTCATTGACTCTGAATCTCAGTTCATGCCTTTCCCTGACTATCTCCATCGTTGCCGTCACCGTTCCATTGACACCACGGCTCGCCAAGACTCCATCAACTGGATCCTCAAG GTGCATGCCCATTATGCCTTCAGGCCATTAACGGCGTTACTCTCTGTTAATTACTTCGACCGTTTTCTTTCATCCTATTCTCTTccg GAAAATGGGTGGCCGTATCAGATACTATCAGTGGCATGCTTGTCTTTAGCAGCGAAAATGGAAGAACCCGACGTGCCATTGTTGTTAGACCTTCAAGTACTCGAACCCGGATTCATATTTGAACCCAAGAACATTCAAAAAATGGAGCTTCGAGTCATGGCCTATCTCAATTGGAGATTACGATCTGTCACTCCATTCGATTATCTTGATTACTTCATTTCAAAGCTCCCTTCTTGTTCCTCTACGAATCCCGACAATTTCAGTCGGCTCTTGAAAGATTCATCGGATCTCATTCTCAACACCACCCGTG TGATTGATTTCTTGGGTTTTACACCGTCGACGGTGGCAGCGGCGGCGGCGATATCTGCTGCCGGCAAGAGTTATGATACTATACCATGGGAGGCGGGTGATGGGCAGTTCTTTCATGAGAGAGTGAACAAA GAAATGGTGAGAAGCTGTCACCAACTCATGGAGGAATACCTGATCGACACATGTCCATTGTCTCGGCATAAGGTGCTGTCGGCTGAGGCCTCAGTTGAGCCGGCTAGCCCAGTTGGCGTGCTCGACGCAGCTGCTGCTTGTGGGAGCTGTGACACGCGTTCCGAGAATCCCATCTCGGCTAGCAGCCAAGCCCCCGAAACGGAGCCGATTATTAAGCGGCTAAGATCTTCTGCATCGGATGTACAGGAACCGTAG
- the LOC118059087 gene encoding nucleobase-ascorbate transporter 4 codes for MAVGGAAKVDEFVPFPVKDQHPGVDFCVSSSPPWPEAILLGFQHYLVMLGTSVIIPSIVVPLMGGGNVEKAEMINTLIFVAGINTLLQTWLGTRVPVVIGGSYAFIIPTITIALSTNSSTNVIFLSPRQRFKQSMREVQGALIIASFFQMIIGFLGFWRIFSRFLSPLAAIPLVILTGLGLYARGFSQLAKCVEIGLPALLLVVFISQYVPHMMKSWSSIYSRYAVLFSVAVVWAYAAVLTVAGAYNNKPPNTQLSCRVDRAGLIGAAPWIKFPYPFQWGGPTFKAGNVFSMMAACLVAVIESTGTIIAAYQYGSATHPPPSVFSRGIGWLGIGTLLDGLFGTGNGSTASVENAGLVGLTRVGSRRVIQIAAGFMLLFSVLGKFGAVLASIPLPIVAALYCVLFAYVASAGLGLIQFCNLNSFRTKFILGFSLFLGLSVPQYFNEYLLVSGHGPVHTRATWFNDVIQVIFSSPATVAIIVAFFLDCTHGRGHSTTRRDSGRHWWAKFRYYSQDTRTEEFYALPWNLNRFFPSF; via the exons aTGGCAGTGGGAGGCGCTGCCAAGGTTGATGAGTTCGTTCCATTTCCTGTTAAAGACCAGCACCCTGGCGTTGATTTCTGCGTCTCCAGTTCTCCTCCTTGGC CTGAAGCAATACTACTTGGATTTCAGCATTATCTGGTGATGCTCGGGACTAGTGTGATCATCCCTTCCATAGTCGTTCCTTTGATGGGCGGTGGCAAT GTGGAGAAGGCTGAGATGATTAACACATTGATCTTCGTGGCGGGGATAAACACTCTTTTGCAGACTTGGTTGGGCACTCGGGTTCCTGTGGTTATTGGAGGATCCTATGCTTTTATTATCCCCACAATTACCATTGCTTTATCTACTAACAGTAGTACTAATGTCATATTCCTTAGCCCACGGCAG AGGTTTAAGCAATCTATGAGAGAGGTACAAGGAGCACTTATTATCGCTTCATTCTTTCAAATGATAATTGGTTTCCTTGGATTCTGGAGGATTTTTTCGAG ATTTCTCAGCCCTCTTGCTGCAATACCTCTTGTGATTCTCACTGGACTAGGGCTTTATGCACGTGGATTCTCACAG CTGGCAAAATGTGTGGAAATTGGACTTCCAGCACTTCTTCTGGTGGTCTTTATATCTCAG TATGTTCCTCATATGATGAAATCATGGAGCAGCATATACAGTCGGTATGCAGTCCTTTTCTCAGTTGCAGTTGTGTGGGCATATGCGGCAGTTTTGACTGTTGCTGGTGCATATAATAATAAGCCTCCAAACACCCAACTTAGCTGTCGTGTTGATCGTGCTGGGCTCATTGGTGCTGCTCCATG GATAAAGTTTCCATATCCATTTCAATGGGGGGGTCCTACTTTTAAGGCTGGCAATGTTTTTTCCATGATGGCTGCTTGTTTGGTTGCAGTTATTGAG TCTACTGGTACCATTATTGCAGCATATCAATATGGGAGTGCCACTCATCCGCCTCCTTCTGTATTCAGCCGCGGTATTGGATGGCTG GGAATTGGAACTTTGCTGGATGGATTGTTTGGTACAGGAAATGGGTCCACTGCTTCAGT TGAAAATGCAGGTCTTGTGGGATTAACTCGAGTTGGAAGTCGAAGAGTCATTCAAATAGCAGCTGGCtttatgcttttattttctgtGTTAG GAAAATTTGGGGCTGTTCTTGCTTCTATACCATTGCCAATTGTGGCAGCTCTTTACTGTGTCCTCTTTGCCTATGTGG CTTCTGCTGGTCTGGGACTTATCCAGTTCTGCAACCTGAATAGCTTCAGAACAAAGTTCATCCTTggcttttctctcttcttgggCCTCTCTGTGCCACAGTACTTCAATGAGTACCTTTTGGTTTCTGGTCATGGCCCTGTTCACACCAGAGCAACCTGG TTCAACGATGTAATTCAAGTGATCTTCTCGTCCCCAGCAACAGTGGCAATTATAGTTGCTTTTTTCTTGGACTGCACCCACGGTCGGGGGCACAGCACAACCCGCCGAGACAGTGGCAGGCACTGGTGGGCGAAGTTCAGATATTATAGCCAAGACACCAGGACCGAGGAATTCTATGCATTACCTTGGAACCTTAACAGGTTTTTCCCTTCATTCTAA